One part of the Amphiura filiformis chromosome 5, Afil_fr2py, whole genome shotgun sequence genome encodes these proteins:
- the LOC140153295 gene encoding LOW QUALITY PROTEIN: thioredoxin domain-containing protein 5-like (The sequence of the model RefSeq protein was modified relative to this genomic sequence to represent the inferred CDS: substituted 1 base at 1 genomic stop codon) — protein sequence MATSMSGHVTVICLILSLFVFVWAEDKDHGSVKNVYDGEMFDAAVESKAHFIMFFAPWCGHCKRLAPTWDDLGDLYNEDDSTDVYIAKVDCTVESKLCKDQGVTGYPTLKFFKPGEESVRYKGKRDLEAFKEYIRTSLGAPADKPKTPEAKKGLYDLTQENFKDHIAKGNHFIKFFAPWCGHCKKLAPIWEQLAEGFAHSDEDITIAKVDCTLHKEVCSQYGVRGYPTLKWFKDGEMVDDYKQARXPENLKNYVTKMLGKKEEKKRRGKEEEEEVESKVLALTADTFKEKTGSGLTFIKFYAPWCGHCKKLAPTWEDLAGKFEGKAGVTIAKIDCVEYKDTCKEYEVKGYPTLLMFKDGSMKEKYSKGRDIDSLSAFVNQKLRDEL from the exons ATGGCGACTTCTATGAGCGGACACGTTACTGTTATttgcttgattttatctttatttgtttttgtttgggcCGAAGATAAAGACCATGGTTCAGTTAAAAACGTCTACGATGGAGAAATGTTCGACGCTGCTGTTGAATCCAAAGCACATTTCATCATGTTCTTTGCTCCATG GTGTGGACATTGCAAGAGACTAGCGCCAACCTGGGATGATTTAGGTGATTTATACAATGAAGACGACTCCACAGATGTATACATTGCAAAG GTTGATTGTACTGTTGAGAGTAAATTATGTAAAGATCAAGGTGTGACTGGATACCCAACACTCAAGTTCTTCAAACCGGGTGAGGAATCAGTCAGGTACAAGGGAAAGCGTGATCTAGAAGCATTCAAGGAATATATACGAACATCTCTTGGAGCACCAGCA GATAAACCCAAGACACCAGAGGCCAAGAAAGGTTTGTACGATCTGACTCAGGAAAACTTCAAAGATCACATTGCCAAGGGCAACCATTTTATCAAGTTTTTCGCTCCTTGGTGTGGACATTGCAAGAAACTTGCACCAATATGGGAGCAGCTAGCAGAAGGATTTGCACATTCAGACGAGGATATTACTATAGCTAAG GTGGATTGTACACTTCATAAGGAAGTATGTAGCCAATATGGGGTCAGAGGTTACCCAACCCTTAAATGGTTCAAAGATGGCGAGATG GTTGATGATTACAAGCAAGCACGTTAACCTGAGAACCTCAAAAACTATGTTACCAAGATGCTGGGGAAGAAAGAGGAGaaaaagaggagaggaaaggaagaggaagaggaagtgGAATCCAAG GTGTTGGCACTCACTGCGGATACATTCAAAGAGAAAACCGGTAGTGGGTTAACATTTATCAAATTCTATGCCCCATG GTGTGGCCATTGTAAGAAGCTTGCACCTACTTGGGAGGATCTAGCAGGTAAATTTGAAGGAAAGGCTGGAGTTACTATAGCTAAGATAGACTGCGTAGAGTATAAAGATACCTGCAAAGAGTATGAG GTTAAAGGTTACCCAACCCTGCTAATGTTTAAAGATGGCAGTATGAAGGAGAAGTATTCCAAGGGACGTGATATTGATTCTCTCAGTGCCTTTGTAAACCAGAAACTCAGGGATGAATTGTAA